A stretch of Coccidioides posadasii str. Silveira chromosome 2, complete sequence DNA encodes these proteins:
- a CDS encoding uncharacterized protein (EggNog:ENOG410PJUE~COG:S), with protein sequence MSTTIVSQPSAAAAAATTTTTANDPSYIPRGPVEASIAFWHPPADGSKPFYYVENPPPGQPQSNLIEVPQKVSITDIRGHEANFCLDRDAFQALQNVPPTKADPSFTDDANIKSVYYPEVEDLILTHVPGATRVVIFDHTIRRSNPDAPRGPVTRAHVDQTPYSAAERVKYHLPADEAEQLLRGRYRIINVWRPLNGPVQDMPLAFASSLSVDDADLVPVEHRYPDRTGETATVLYAPTQKWYYWSGIGGDERLLLKCSDSKEGAPGKRVPHTAFVDPRTPVGARGRESIEVRCLVFG encoded by the coding sequence ATGTCGACGACAATCGTCTCTCAACCATCtgctgccgccgccgccgccaccaccaccaccacggCGAACGATCCCAGCTACATCCCACGCGGGCCCGTCGAGGCATCCATAGCCTTCTGGCACCCCCCTGCCGACGGCTCCAAACCATTCTACTACGTCGAAAATCCACCACCAGGCCAACCCCAATCCAACCTCATCGAGGTCCCCCAGAAGGTCTCCATCACCGACATCCGCGGGCACGAAGCCAACTTCTGCCTCGACCGCGACGCTTTCCAGGCCCTCCAGAACGTGCCCCCAACCAAAGCCGACCCCTCCTTCACCGACGACGCAAACATCAAGTCCGTCTACTACCCAGAAGTCGAGGACCTGATCCTCACTCACGTCCCCGGCGCCACCCGCGTCGTCATCTTCGACCACACCATCCGCCGCAGCAACCCGGACGCCCCTCGCGGACCTGTGACCCGTGCACACGTCGACCAGACACCCTACAGCGCCGCCGAGCGCGTGAAATATCACCTCCCGGCCGACGAAGCGGAGCAACTGCTGCGCGGCCGCTATCGCATCATCAACGTCTGGCGCCCGCTCAACGGGCCCGTGCAGGACATGCCACTAGCCTTCGCATCCTCCCTCTCCGTCGACGACGCCGACTTGGTCCCCGTCGAGCATCGGTATCCAGATCGTACGGGCGAGACCGCCACGGTGCTGTATGCCCCCACGCAGAAGTGGTACTATTGGTCCGGGATCGGCGGGGATGAGAGGTTGTTGTTAAAATGTTCGGATTCGAAGGAGGGTGCGCCCGGGAAGAGAGTGCCGCATACCGCCTTTGTAGATCCGAGGACGCCGGTGGGCGCTAGGGGCAGGGAGAGCATCGAGGTGAGGTGCTTGGTGTTTGGCTAG
- a CDS encoding uncharacterized protein (SECRETED:SignalP(1-19)~EggNog:ENOG410PQKN~COG:S~TransMembrane:1 (n6-14c19/20o670-688i)) produces MKIYQSTAVLWLIVHQASATLWGHGSFPFFRTPLRCDNVCTPGQEKGYDWGGIGLGLIDFFDDFNFSGFTCKNILDFKKWTGKFQDKCIEGTLQKDKSLCPTIISSKRKGFSIDTFHITVDIDIDVAFEYNMPDGKTCREIHPCSPGGSIIKNTQCGGATSVSFFIPSFALKAKCKFAIHKIIFKCGPPQFTKTVVPSLPASTTDITLSTQPTRPSTTESVDVTTTSAPSVTTSTEGGNTPGQSSTDIIPGESSTVIIPGESSTVIIPGESSTVIVPGESTTEVVPGESTPVITPTVSLSTSTVFTTSLVTITSCAPDVPDCPAQSQSTVVVTSTVAISTTLCPITITPTEPAGPSSTPGIPGQPSQPGDDSTNVPIPTEITQTNVPGQPSTTSGASPVESTPNVPGQPSQPGDDSTNVPIPTETTQTNIPGQPSSPQNSSPVESTPNVPGQPTTTSGSSPVESSPSIPVPTSPCPDVVPKCFNTWLELLPKCNSNSDASCFCPSSEFTSEVIKCIEAWGASDEEVRTAISFFTGICAPYIPKNPGIITKVPTYIPIGPPPTATAPAGVTVTQTVPCTTITVSQVITLTNAEPTTLTTEITVPQVSFTTGGPGANPTVDLIPGPAPALSTPSGEAGPGASTLLTVPATAPGGPRPTGPEEFTGAAASFSVSGRFLFSAAAAAVGFIALQMM; encoded by the exons ATGAAAATCTACCAGAGTACCGCCGTGCTCTGGCTCATTGTCCACCAAGCAAGCGCTACC CTGTGGGgccatggctcttttccgTTCTTCAGAACCCCTCTGAGATGTGACAACGTGTGCACTCCTGGCCAGGAGAAAGGCTATGATTGGGGTGGCATTGGCCTTGGCCTTATCGACTTCTTCGACGACTTCAACTTCTCGGGCTTCACCTGCAAAAATATCCTTGATTTCAAGAAATGGACTGGGAAATTCCAA GACAAATGCATCGAAGGAACTCTGCAGAAGGACAAGTCGCTCTGTCCCACAATCATTTCCAGCAAAAGGAAGGGGTTTTCTATTGATACCTTTCATATCACTGTTGACATCGATATTGATGTTGCCTTCGAGTATAACATGCCTGATGGAAAGACCTGCAGAGAAATCCATCCATGCTCCCCGGGAGGATCTATCATCAAGAATACCCAGTGTGGAGGTGCCACTTCGGTGTCCTTCTTCATCCCTAGTTTTGCTCTGAAGGCGAAATGCAAGTTCGCCATCCACAAAATCATTTTCAAGTGCGGTCCTCCACAGTTCACAAAGACTGTTGTTCCCAGCTTGCCTGCTTCAACCACAGACATTACTTTGTCCACTCAGCCGACTCGCCCCTCAACCACTGAATCTGTTGACGTTACAACCACAAGTGCGCCGTCTGTGACTACTTCCACCGAGGGTGGAAACACCCCCGGTCAAAGCAGCACCGACATTATTCCAGGCGAAAGCTCTACTGTGATTATTCCAGGCGAAAGCTCTACTGTGATTATTCCAGGCGAAAGCTCGACTGTGATTGTACCAGGCGAAAGCACGACTGAGGTTGTTCCAGGAGAAAGCACCCCGGTCATCACCCCAACTGTTTCTCTGTCAACCTCGACTGTGTTTACAACCAGCCTTGTTACCATCACTAGCTGTGCTCCAGACGTTCCAGACTGCCCGGCCCAGTCACAATCTACTGTTGTTGTCACTTCTACCGTTGCGATCTCTACAACGCTTTGCCCAATCACAATTACCCCAACTGAGCCAGCGGGTCCAAGCAGCACGCCAGGAATTCCAGGACAACCATCTCAGCCCGGCGATGACAGCACCAACGTTCCCATCCCTACAGAAATCACCCAGACAAACGTCCCAGGCCAACCTAGCACAACCAGCGGAGCTTCGCCTGTTGAATCAACGCCCAATGTTCCAGGACAGCCATCTCAGCCCGGCGATGACAGCACCAACGTTCCCATCCCTACAGAAACCACCCAGACAAACATCCCGGGACAACCAAGCTCACCCCAAAACTCCTCTCCAGTCGAGTCTACTCCAAATGTTCCCGGGCAGCCAACAACGACTAGCGGTTCTTCGCCTGTCGAGTCGAGCCCAAGCATTCCAGTACCAACCTCTCCGTGCCCGGATGTCGTTCCCAAGTGTTTTAACACCTGGTTGGAACTTCTTCCCAAGTGTAACTCTAACAGCGATGCTAGCTGCTTCTGTCCATCCTCAGAGTTCACTTCTGAAGTTATCAAATGTATTGAGGCTTGGGGTGCCTCCGATGAGGAAGTCCGGACCGCTATTTCGTTCTTCACTGGTATCTGCGCTCCATACATCCCTAAGAACCCTGGAATCATCACCAAGGTTCCCACTTACATCCCCATCGGTCCACCCCCAACTGCTACCGCCCCAGCTGGCGTTACTGTTACTCAGACGGTTCCGTGCACCACCATCACTGTTTCCCAAGTGATTACCCTGACTAATGCCGAACCAACCACCCTCACCACCGAAATTACTGTTCCTCAAGTCTCCTTCACGACCGGTGGGCCTGGAGCCAACCCAACCGTCGACCTTATCCCCGGCCCCGCGCCAGCCCTTTCTACCCCGTCCGGAGAGGCCGGTCCGGGTGCATCTACCCTCCTTACCGTGCCAGCCACTGCACCTGGCGGGCCAAGACCTACCGGCCCTGAAGAGTTCACCGGTGCTGCCGCGTCGTTCTCCGTCTCAGGCAGATTCCTCTTCAGCGCCGCCGCTGCAGCGGTTGGTTTCATTGCGCTTCAAATGATGTGA
- a CDS encoding uncharacterized protein (EggNog:ENOG410PV6N~COG:S) — protein sequence MWAPVQLPYFRNSEDLPGPLPTKEDIRSSTTFLGDRVAQKMVRVGQHFIIKYGRGTSEIEGQNLLFVEHHLCNTVHAPRLYAMYRDSDGTLFLIMEFLEGESLEKLWEVLSDDEKSHIACRLKDIFDGMRSLPSPGFYGSVIKGSLPHHLFYTNPMDRRISGPFLHENEVNNAITAQLRSQAALHRQHSHKSDFYERHLSRILSNHPPVFSHSDIYRKNILIRKTSKHTSEKCDYDVALVDWEDAGWYPSYWDYAISFTHFRWDDDWPAKFESFMEPWLAEAALVRMVYQDIFF from the coding sequence ATGTGGGCGCCTGTACAACTCCCATATTTCCGCAACTCAGAGGACTTGCCTGGGCCACTCCCCACtaaagaagatatcaggTCTTCCACAACATTTCTCGGTGACCGCGTTGCGCAGAAGATGGTGCGAGTTGgccagcatttcatcatcaAATATGGACGTGGAACAAGCGAAATTGAGGGACAGAATCTCTTGTTTGTTGAGCACCACCTGTGCAATACTGTCCATGCACCGCGGCTCTATGCTATGTATCGAGATTCGGATGGCACGCTGTTCCTCATTATGGAATTCCTCGAAGGCGAATCTTTGGAAAAGCTTTGGGAAGTGCTCTCAGATGATGAGAAGTCACATATTGCATGCAGGTTAAAGGATATATTTGATGGGATGCGCTCTCTACCCTCACCTGGGTTCTATGGCAGTGTTATCAAAGGCAGTCTTCCCCATCACCTTTTCTACACAAACCCCATGGATCGGAGGATATCTGGACCATTTCTTCATGAAAATGAAGTGAATAACGCCATTACTGCTCAGCTTCGCAGCCAAGCAGCCTTGCATCGACAACACAGTCACAAATCTGATTTCTATGAGCGCCATCTCTCCCGGATACTTTCAAACCACCCACCAGTCTTTTCGCACTCTGACATCTACCGAAAGAATATCCTGATCCGCAAAACCAGCAAACATACCTCTGAAAAGTGCGACTATGATGTTGCACTCGTGGACTGGGAAGACGCGGGCTGGTATCCAAGCTACTGGGATTACGCGATTTCATTCACACACTTTCGTTGGGACGACGACTGGCCGGCAAAATTTGAGAGCTTTATGGAACCTTGGCTTGCTGAGGCAGCTCTGGTGAGAATGGTCTATCAGGACATTTTCTTCTAG
- a CDS encoding uncharacterized protein (EggNog:ENOG410PSBB~COG:T), giving the protein MLGSSVLKRCDEILFVLCHAWRPETWSWPDGADPPPTIEYDLYSLGLSLWELYTRRTPFEGWYEDDIMYTLQQGEMVDVDEVEDEDVKSVICHYLRYGGAKI; this is encoded by the coding sequence ATGCTGGGCTCTTCAGTTCTCAAGAGATGTGATGAGATCCTATTTGTTTTATGTCATGCCTGGCGGCCGGAGACATGGAGCTGGCCTGATGGGGCAGATCCTCCTCCAACCATTGAGTATGATCTCTACAGCCTTGGCCTGAGTTTGTGGGAGCTCTACACAAGGAGGACACCCTTCGAGGGCTGGTACGAGGACGATATCATGTACACTCTTCAGCAAGGGGAGATGGTTGATGTGGATGAAGTCGAAGACGAGGATGTGAAGTCTGTGATTTGCCATTATCTGAGGTATGGCGGTGCAAAGATATAG
- a CDS encoding uncharacterized protein (EggNog:ENOG410PMSZ~COG:S~BUSCO:6259at33183) → MATTNLAARSPTPQQHAQPLSKRDKRRTAIHDRLNDIREAFTNNRDYHFRQHVHELQNEMALIANAEVYDEWPMSDAPEDVANQLKQLAASGHTVSEAPVTGRWYSRFVDEINRSKEERDVELTVVMHRHRDNLNRLKQDREFRHQFAIEECAKLTDTIRERLIQSISQRKNRLMREKEQLDVADTNALLLHPNQFSITNPGSPGGLQSNRKTRHTRHRVDVDEMGNAIIAETAIKRKRKAPADDDFGSPNVEGLSTPADRAKARLNQQQNAPLYNILSLFTEKELAMHSNQAHVAALHFLSASKRAKQAAGSAGQGIEGEEGAGSGDTSSQEDGMAAPEMERTASQNVHATRSTRNNATAGLNLLGELTDKNANRPNLPYFILGNYHQRPNGSGTAPPPPPLMPEEIEDDIARIEKLKKTKPRGWIDNRLVNHLLDALVPPESEATTVSCERFSSLHPDFPREMDVHLVRAYPRQDS, encoded by the exons ATGGCGACGACGAACCTAGCTGCCCGCTCCCCAACACCCCAGCAGCATGCCCAGCCCTTGTCGAAGCGAGACAAGAGACGCACTGCGATCCATGACCGACTCAATGATATCCGAGAAGCGTTTACCAACAATCGCGACTACCATTTCCGCCAGCATGTGCATGAGCTTCAGAATGAGATGGCCCTGATCGCCAATGCTGAAGTTTATGACGAGTGGCCAATGAGCGATGCCCCCGAAGACGTTGCCAATCAGCTTAAGCAGCTGGCTGCGAGCGGGCATACCGTATCGGAGGCCCCCGTAACTGGGCGGTGGTACTCGAGATTTGTTGACGAGATAAATCGGAGTAAGGAAGAGAGGGATGTGGAGCTAACCGTCGTTATG CATCGTCATCGTGACAATCTCAACAGGTTAAAGCAAGATCGAGAATTCCGACACCAATTCGCCATCGAGGAGTGTGCCAAACTAACTGACACGATTCGGGAGCGGCTGATCCAGTCAATCTCCCAGCGAAAGAACCGCCTGATGCGTGAAAAGGAGCAACTCGATGTTGCAGACACGAATGCTCTGCTTCTTCATCCAAATCAATTCAGCATCACAAATCCCGGAAGCCCTGGCGGACTCCAGAGCAACCGAAAAACAAGGCACACTCGCCATAGAGTCGATGTTGATGAGATGGGTAACGCGATTATCGCAGAAACAGCCATCAAGAGGAAGCGAAAAGCACCAGCGGACGACGACTTCGGATCGCCGAATGTTGAAGGCCTTTCCACACCCGCAGATCGCGCCAAGGCCCGTTTGAACCAGCAACAAAACGCGCCGTTGTACAACATCCTCTCTCTTTTCACCGAAAAGGAACTTGCCATGCATAGCAATCAGGCGCACGTTGCCGCGTTACACTTCCTGTCAGCTTCAAAACGCGCCAAGCAGGCGGCGGGCTCGGCGGGACAGGGCATTGAAGGCGAAGAAGGAGCGGGATCCGGTGACACGAGCAGCCAAGAAGATGGCATGGCCGCACCGGAGATGGAACGAACAGCCAGTCAAAACGTGCACGCGACACGTTCGACACGGAATAACGCAACCGCCGGGCTCAACCTCCTCGGAGAACTCACCGACAAGAACGCAAACCGGCCCAACTTACCGTATTTCATCCTGGGCAACTATCACCAACGGCCCAACGGCTCGGGAACGGCGCCACCCCCGCCGCCTTTGATGCCCGAGGAGATCGAGGATGACATTGCGCGCATTgaaaagctgaagaagacgaagccGCGTGGATGGATCGATAATCGTCTCGTCAACCACCTGCTGGACGCGCTCGTGCCGCCGGAGTCCGAGGCGACGACGGTCAGCTGCGAGCGATTCAGCAGCCTGCACCCAGACTTTCCGCGGGAGATGGATGTGCATCTAGTTCGGGCGTATCCTCGGCAAGACAGCTAG
- a CDS encoding uncharacterized protein (EggNog:ENOG410PSV1), with translation MPRLLFAPTLDRHYPQWHLYPTHYEAYKVKYTLAMQDPEETETRYHTVIFIVTDDNGDGYIHHVTGDITAGMTYQPKQGKQPETSQTFHRKEFLGLVQKSKYPDEVNRVCMSVPPPHAQKRFNPQTMRYEQFKPDGSFYAPGERRPKYFKCTEWTETKAIPALFQAGVLEQGAPLR, from the exons ATGCCTCGCCTTCTCTTCGCGC CCACACTCGATCGGCACTACCCACAATGGCATCTCTATCCAACCCACTATGAAGCCTACAAAGTCAAGTACACGCTTGCTATGCAAGACCCAGAGGAGACAGAAACAAGATACCACACTGTCATCTTCATTGTGACCGACGACAACGGCGACGGTTATATTCACCATGTCACCGGCGACATCACAGCGGGAATGACATACCAACCCAAGCAAGGCAAACAGCCCGAAACCTCACAAACCTTCCACAGAAAAGAATTCCTTGGACTGGTCCAAAAGTCCAAATATCCCGACGAAGTTAACCGTGTGTGCATGTCCGTGCCGCCACCACATGCCCAGAAGCGATTCAACCCCCAGACCATGCGCTACGAACAATTCAAGCCCGACGGATCCTTCTACGCTCCTGGCGAACGCCGCCCAAAGTACTTCAAATGTACCGAGTGGACGGAGACTAAGGCGATTCCTGCTTTGTTCCAAGCTGGCGTCCTTGAGCAAGGTGCACCCCTGAGATAG
- a CDS encoding uncharacterized protein (EggNog:ENOG410PN8R~COG:S~BUSCO:5301at33183), which translates to MYRHKDEPSAPRASATAGEANIEPDMRFYRQSRTSSPCWNSKLGDTSDRKGRRSVSCEFQSSRASAPMSDRNIQLSRDQRFQGHSHSSLPSSKAKRSASHTSLRSEPLSAMRATSRSNHPLQLLSFESLGISNSSLAFTPSQPNDRNFCRPVTDASSSISSPLSSSSLCIKPDNPYRSPLPLTPPETEDNVLWNPNAHPLIQPPSHHSSPPSDEHDSGHYLEDLRAMESSESESNPEKNGQGASLPLQNARNMTASMPVSNGNQYPEDNSDEWLQDAILPAVSSLPIPKSPGESVQLVSQTLPCPPSESSATASPRSAFTPIVKAIQSRLQPGNSPYINIVHAVPPMFNLSSLPTSPPSTPHLLFSGDDYFSNTVFSSAAVVPEYPTDQINSQPSGGHHLSSPVVPPFSVHIAVIERYLPPSSIQEYQSLLLNKGPSVLLDRLLELSTNRGSLMFIYPTRRGAETFRDKYLSPILDPLLRQMAVVNGLSADVGNALGRIASIEYMDDFAGMKARLLALCDSLSSRNQSSSGLASRRTNFTLAYAGQTTVQVDRKLWTEWYIQQEAPRAKDILNRFWRKGHRMPDRALMNAAQRHPTSQEITGASLLREILDGIRHRAYPDGCEPDCGLELGVFSLSHRISISSLGFN; encoded by the exons ATGTACCGTCATAAGGATGAGCCATCAGCCCCTCGAGCATCCGCAACGGCGGGAGAAGCGAATATTGAACCAGACATGAGGTTCTATCGTCAAAGCAGAACCAGCTCTCCGTGCTGGAATTCAAAACTGGGCGACACGTCAGACCGAAAAGGCCGTCGAAGCGTCTCCTGCGAATTCCAATCTAGCAGGGCTTCTGCTCCAATGTCGGATAGAAACATCCAGCTCTCCCGGGACCAACGGTTCCAAGGTCATTCCCACTCTTCTCTGCCGTCGTCAAAGGCAAAACGCAGTGCGTCCCATACGTCTCTCCGCTCAGAACCTTTGTCAGCGATGCGTGCAACGTCAAGATCAAATCACCCACTGCAACTCTTGTCATTTGAGTCTCTGGGGATATCAAACTCTTCACTGGCTTTCACACCATCTCAGCCCAATGACAGGAACTTCTGTCGTCCTGTGACAGATGCTTCTTCAAGCATCTCCTCTCCCCTATCATCCTCATCCCTCTGCATAAAGCCCGACAATCCCTACAGATCACCGTTACCCCTCACGCCTCCAGAAACTGAGGACAACGTCCTCTGGAACCCAAACGCACACCCACTCATCCAGCCACCATCACATCACAGCAGCCCGCCTTCTGATGAGCACGATTCTGGCCATTATCTGGAAGACCTTAGAGCAATGGAAAGCTCAGAATCAGAATCCAACCCTGAGAAAAATGGACAGGGAGCCTCCTTACCTCTTCAAAATGCAAGAAACATGACAGCCTCAATGCCTGTTTCAAATGGGAATCAGTATCCTGAAGATAATTCTGACGAATGGCTGCAGGATGCTATCTTACCTGCAG TATCATCACTCCCTATCCCAAAGTCTCCAGGAGAATCTGTGCAGCTAGTTTCCCAAACTCTTCCATGTCCACCTTCTGAATCTTCAGCAACCGCGTCACCAAGATCCGCCTTTACACCTATCGTCAAAGCAATCCAGAGTCGGCTTCAACCCGGCAATTCTCCATATATCAACATTGTACACGCCGTACCGCCTATGTTCAATCTCAGCAGCTTGCCAACTTCACCTCCAAGCACACCTCACCTGCTTTTCTCTGGAGATGACTACTTCAGCAATACTGTGTTTTCAAGTGCTGCAGTCGTCCCAGAATACCCCACCGATCAGATAAATTCCCAGCCCTCCGGAGGACATCATTTATCTTCCCCAGTTGTCCCTCCATTCAGTGTGCACATAGCCGTCATCGAACGGTATCTCCCACCTTCGTCCATCCAAGAGTATCAGTCCTTACTGTTAAACAAAGGCCCGTCGGTGTTGCTTGATCGACTTCTCGAGCTTTCTACAAACAGGGGGAGCCTGATGTTCATATACCCCACGAGAAGGGGCGCCGAGACGTTCAGAGACAAGTACCTGAGTCCCATCCTTGATCCTCTCCTCCGCCAAATGGCCGTTGTAAACGGTTTATCGGCCGATGTGGGGAACGCATTAGGTCGCATAGCATCCATCGAGTACATGGATGACTTCGCAGGAATGAAAGCCCGACTTCTCGCTCTGTGCGATAGCCTCAGTTCAAGAAATCAAAGCTCGTCCGGTCTAGCTTCGCGCAGGACAAATTTCACCCTAGCCTACGCGGGACAGACAACGGTGCAGGTCGACCGGAAGCTCTGGACCGAGTGGTACATCCAGCAAGAAGCACCGCGTGCTAAGGACATCCTCAACCGTTTCTGGCGCAAGGGCCATCGTATGCCGGACCGTGCTTTGATGAACGCGGCGCAGAGGCACCCGACGTCTCAGGAGATCACGGGCGCGTCTCTTCTGCGGGAAATCCTCGATGGAATTCGTCACCGGGCCTATCCCGATGGGTGCGAGCCGGATTGTGGGTTGGAGCTGGGTGTGTTT TCACTTTCTCACCGCATCTCAATCTCGTCTCTGGGCTTCAattga
- a CDS encoding uncharacterized protein (EggNog:ENOG410PSZE~BUSCO:4990at33183): protein MPNSEAYQQRPFASASARSGRPRSSGGDTGACPPPSVLLDTPNAGLISPSSQTKKQDLQQPKTPLFKDLNNTNPKNNKRKRPSSTSDDSSSSDTADFDHEESDDDNAEDDAEEDAEEDEPAAFAPSYGGKGRSNRKAGLKLGPSYLKNGKRLKIENDRTGGEVASEEEYMAGSVSSVSSVSSVSADGSVVCEDSDADYEGVCYVTDGDDEDLEVEKLEEEMILDEFQRDRPSVGMRSLGDEWSGFDDLESRPLYSAGSFFDDEILSPDNNAQFVINFGSDTPPCDLPASRRVHFAESDGDSSDSDQTSDDELVSDFLQQDSLDPDLRRMIENDGDARRTTRSSHDLFSSHDFYELPSNIYHVESDSDCNSFSSGYESDGGETTDEEDYPPPATITHPRSILRRDSSASPSPDEEEENQRPQSSRRRGPLRGTFIADPHKPVAVVAPNGKQLILIPPYASYRHDWLESAANSLANTAANSPQPMDDSDTDVQSTHAECKVFSPMLAITPSLVKTGLVGNDPALQMTGPPEAFYADRAYLLQAIEDEEDDDDDDDDSEAALNVDDFIDFGDGSSDCEAGKTLDDADEVTSPAVAPSVNVDLTPTPNRTAEVSQANSAERLLNHLDRGIVTAFRRNHTRYQTLIRLPHHREFMPANSPSSLSSAFRRSKLTDSRTPPRRRKTTSYFGGEAVRRKLLDSHRRETTTT, encoded by the exons ATGCCTAACTCCGAAGCTTACCAACAAAGGCCATTTGCTTCCGCGAGTGCTCGTTCCGGAAGACCCCGCTCTTCTGGAGGAGATACTGGCGCCTGTCCTCCCCCTTCTGTCCTCCTCGATACACCAAACGCCGGGCTTATTTCCCCCTCGAGCCAAACGAAGAAGCAAGACCTTCAACAGCCAAAGACACCGCTGTTTAAAGATTTAAATAATACTAATCCAAAAAATAACAAGAGAAAGAGGCCCTCATCCACTTCGGATGactcctcttcttcagacACCGCCGATTTTGACCACGAGGAAAGTGACGATGATAACGCTGAAGACGATGCGGAAGAAgatgctgaagaagatgagccGGCAGCTTTTGCCCCGTCTTATGgtggaaaaggaagaagtaACCGTAAGGCGGGGCTTAAACTCGGCCCATCGTACCTGAAAAATGGAAAAAGGTTGAAGATCGAGAATGATCGCACTGGCGGCGAAGTCGCCAGCGAAGAAGAATATATGGCCGGTTCAGTCAGCTCTGTTTCCTCCGTCAGTTCCGTCAGTGCTGACGGTTCTGTCGTGTGTGAAGACTCCGATGCAGACTACGAGGGGGTGTGCTACGTCACAGATGGCGATGATGAGGATTTAGAGGTTGAGAAACTTGAAGAGGAGATGATATTGGATGAGTTTCAGCGCGACCGTCCTAGCGTAGGAATGAGAAGCCTTGGGGACGAGTGGAGTGGATTCGATGATCTTGAAAGTCGACCTCTATACTCTGCTGGCTCATTTTTCGATGATGAAATTCTTTCACCAGATAATAACGCTCAATTTGTCATCAACTTTGGTTCTGATACCCCACCTTGCGATCTTCCTGCGTCACGGCGCGTTCATTTTGCCGAATCTGACGGTGACTCGTCAGATTCAGATCAAACCTCTGATGACGAGCTAGTCTCGGATTTCTTACAGCAAGATAGCCTTGACCCTGATTTGAGACGCATGATCGAGAACGATGGTGATGCACGCAGGACCACCCGGAGCTCGCACGACCTTTTTTCGAGCCATGATTTCTATGAGCTCCCGAGCAATATTTACCATGTCGAATCCGATAGTGATTGTAATAGTTTCTCCAGCGGTTATGAAT CCGATGGCGGGGAAACTACGGACGAAGAGGACTATCCTCCACCTGCGACGATAACCCATCCCAGATCAATCCTTCGTCGTGATTCTAGTGCTTCACCGTCACCAgatgaggaagaggaaaacCAACGGCCACAGTCATCTCGTAGACGTGGACCCCTTCGGGGAACATTCATAGCTGATCCACATAAGCCCGTTGCCGTCGTAGCTCCCAACGGCAAGCAACTTATTCTGATTCCCCCCTACGCTTCTTATCGACATGACTGGCTCGAATCAGCAGCGAATAGCTTGGCAAACACCGCTGCCAATAGTCCTCAGCCTATGGATGATAGTGACACTGATGTCCAGTCCACTCATGCTGAATGCAAGGTTTTCAGCCCCATGTTGGCCATCACTCCGAGCCTTGTGAAGACTGGCTTAGTTGGCAACGATCCCGCTCTTCAGATGACAGGGCCACCCGAGGCATTTTATGCTGATCGGGCATATCTTCTCCAAGCGAttgaagacgaagaagacgacgatgacgatgacgacgacAGCGAAGCGGCACTTAACGTTGATGATTTTATCGATTTCGGGGATGGCTCTTCAGACTGCGAGGCTGGTAAGACGTTGGATGATGCTGATGAAGTAACATCTCCCGCCGTTGCTCCATCCGTCAACGTCGACTTAACCCCCACCCCGAACCGAACCGCTGAAGTTTCTCAAGCGAACAGCGCCGAACGTCTTCTGAACCACCTCGACCGCGGGATCGTTACTGCCTTCCGTCGAAATCATACCCGCTATCAGACTCTGATCCGTTTGCCACATCACCGGGAGTTCATGCCGGCCAACTCACCCTCAAGCCTTTCAAGTGCTTTCAGACGTTCCAAATTGACCGACTCGCGAACCCCGCCACGTCGACGTAAAACAACCAGCTACTTTGGTGGAGAAGCAGTTAGAAGGAAACTGCTCGATTCTCATCGGAGAGAAACCACTACAACATGA